The proteins below are encoded in one region of Chitinophagales bacterium:
- a CDS encoding ATP-dependent Clp protease ATP-binding subunit has product MEAKFSPEIKEVLSNSTEEALRLNHDTVGIEHLVLGLLRDNDNMAVKILKELDAKPVVLRKRIERSMADRPIFTHLKSKSLNLTKQAEKILKVMMLEAKLYKSESVGTEHLLLAILKNEDNIISQIFYAEGIDYHLFKLEMELISPNEIKNQAENDDNGGMGEDDPFDKSFGSRPKSTKSKSKTPVLDNFGRDITHYAELGKLDPIVGREVEIERVSQILSRRKKNNPILIGEPGVGKTAIAEGLALRIIEKRVSRVLFNKRVIMLDLAALVAGTKYRGQFEERMKAIMNELEKTDDVILFIDEIHTIVGAGGATGSLDASNIFKPALARGELQVIGASTLDEYRQHIEKDGALDRRFQKVIVDPPSVEDTLKILENIKPKYEEFHNVTYQEGSLEAAVKLSNRYITDRFLPDKAIDIMDEVGARVHLSNIQVPKNVLDLEKQIEEVTEEKKTVVSNQNYEIAASLRDKIRHLNDQLKEAKEVWEEEIKTKRYPVTEDDIAEVIGMMTGIPVSKIAQSENKKLVAMADELKKMVIGQDGAIEKITKAIQRNRVGLKDPNKPIGTFIFLGPTGVGKTELARAISRLMFDNEGSMIRIDMSEYMEKFSVSRLIGAPPGYVGYEEGGQLTEKVRRKPYSVVLLDEIEKAHPDIFNLLLQVLDEGMLTDGLGRKIDFKNTLIIMTSNIGARDLKEFGTGVGFATKAKQDANTDISQGVISKALKRTFAPEFLNRIDDVVMFNALSKDDIHKIIDIVLKGVYKRLEDLGYNVKLTKAAKDFIAEKGYDPSFGARPLHRAIQKYLEDPLAEEILNKKPEEGDILQADFNKVDNKIEISVIKGDKKKLDKPKEEK; this is encoded by the coding sequence ATGGAAGCAAAATTTTCACCAGAAATAAAAGAAGTTCTTTCAAACAGTACAGAAGAAGCACTTAGGCTAAATCATGACACTGTGGGAATAGAACATTTAGTATTGGGATTATTGAGAGATAATGACAATATGGCAGTAAAAATTCTTAAAGAATTAGATGCCAAACCTGTGGTATTGCGTAAAAGAATAGAGCGTTCTATGGCAGACAGACCTATTTTTACTCATTTAAAATCTAAAAGTTTAAACTTAACAAAGCAAGCCGAAAAGATTTTAAAAGTAATGATGCTGGAAGCAAAATTATACAAATCGGAAAGTGTAGGAACAGAACATTTACTACTTGCCATACTTAAAAATGAAGACAATATCATTTCGCAAATATTTTATGCCGAAGGAATTGATTATCATTTGTTTAAATTAGAAATGGAATTAATATCGCCAAATGAAATAAAAAATCAAGCTGAAAATGACGATAATGGCGGTATGGGCGAAGACGATCCTTTTGATAAAAGTTTTGGTAGCAGACCTAAATCTACAAAATCAAAATCTAAGACACCTGTTTTAGATAATTTTGGCAGAGATATAACACATTATGCCGAGTTGGGAAAACTGGACCCAATAGTAGGAAGAGAAGTAGAAATAGAAAGAGTTTCCCAAATACTTAGTAGAAGAAAGAAAAACAACCCAATATTAATAGGCGAACCGGGCGTAGGAAAAACAGCTATTGCCGAAGGTTTAGCACTACGTATTATTGAAAAAAGAGTATCTCGTGTGCTATTTAATAAGCGAGTAATAATGCTGGATTTAGCCGCTTTAGTAGCCGGCACAAAATACCGTGGGCAGTTTGAAGAACGTATGAAAGCCATAATGAATGAGCTGGAAAAAACAGATGATGTAATTTTGTTTATAGACGAAATACACACCATAGTGGGTGCAGGCGGAGCTACAGGTTCCTTAGATGCGTCTAATATATTTAAACCTGCATTGGCAAGAGGCGAACTGCAAGTAATAGGTGCCAGCACATTAGATGAGTATCGCCAGCATATAGAAAAAGATGGAGCTTTAGATAGACGTTTTCAAAAAGTAATAGTAGATCCACCTTCTGTAGAAGATACGTTAAAAATATTAGAAAATATTAAACCCAAATATGAGGAGTTTCATAATGTAACTTATCAAGAGGGTTCTTTAGAAGCTGCCGTAAAACTGAGCAACAGATATATTACCGATAGATTTTTGCCCGACAAAGCCATAGATATAATGGACGAAGTGGGAGCAAGAGTGCATTTAAGTAATATTCAAGTGCCTAAAAATGTTTTGGACTTAGAAAAACAAATAGAAGAAGTAACGGAAGAAAAGAAAACTGTAGTTAGCAATCAAAACTATGAAATAGCAGCCAGTTTAAGAGATAAAATACGTCATTTAAACGACCAACTTAAAGAAGCTAAAGAGGTTTGGGAAGAAGAAATAAAAACAAAAAGATACCCCGTAACTGAAGATGATATAGCGGAAGTAATAGGCATGATGACGGGAATACCGGTAAGTAAAATAGCTCAAAGTGAAAACAAAAAACTGGTGGCTATGGCAGACGAGCTTAAAAAAATGGTTATAGGGCAAGATGGAGCTATAGAAAAAATAACAAAAGCCATACAAAGAAATAGAGTGGGCTTAAAAGACCCTAATAAACCAATAGGTACTTTTATTTTCTTAGGACCTACAGGAGTAGGAAAAACAGAATTAGCACGAGCTATTTCAAGGCTAATGTTTGATAATGAAGGCTCTATGATACGCATAGATATGAGTGAGTACATGGAGAAATTTTCAGTATCTCGGTTAATAGGTGCACCTCCGGGCTATGTGGGCTACGAAGAAGGTGGGCAACTGACCGAAAAAGTAAGACGCAAGCCTTATTCTGTAGTGCTTTTAGATGAAATAGAAAAAGCACACCCCGATATTTTTAATCTATTACTTCAAGTATTAGATGAAGGTATGCTTACTGATGGTTTAGGAAGAAAAATTGATTTTAAAAACACCTTAATCATCATGACATCAAATATTGGTGCCAGAGATTTAAAAGAGTTTGGCACAGGCGTAGGTTTTGCCACCAAAGCTAAGCAAGATGCTAATACCGATATTTCGCAAGGCGTTATTTCTAAAGCGTTAAAACGCACATTTGCTCCTGAGTTTTTAAATAGAATAGATGATGTAGTAATGTTTAATGCTTTATCTAAAGATGATATTCATAAAATTATAGATATTGTTCTTAAAGGCGTATATAAAAGATTAGAAGATTTAGGCTACAACGTTAAGTTAACTAAAGCCGCTAAAGATTTTATAGCTGAAAAAGGCTACGACCCAAGTTTTGGAGCACGTCCGCTACACAGAGCTATTCAAAAATACTTAGAAGATCCTTTAGCAGAAGAAATTTTAAATAAAAAACCTGAAGAAGGAGATATTTTGCAAGCCGACTTTAATAAAGTTGATAATAAAATAGAAATTTCAGTAATAAAAGGCGACAAAAAGAAACTGGACAAGCCTAAAGAAGAAAAGTAA
- a CDS encoding Uma2 family endonuclease: protein MTKEVKEPSMAYGKVYTYADYLTWTIKERIELIKGRVFKMSPAPAVKHQKVSRELSLQLGTFFKHTNCQMFTAPFDVRLTDKRKKSKKDEDITTVFQPDLCVICDENKLDERGCIGAPDLIIEILSPSNSSKEMKNKYELYEENGVKEYWVVDYTHQTILIYILENNTYKSLKPYTSEDVIQSYLFSKLTFDVKEIFED, encoded by the coding sequence ATGACTAAAGAAGTAAAAGAACCATCTATGGCTTACGGCAAAGTTTATACTTATGCAGATTATTTAACTTGGACTATTAAAGAAAGAATAGAGTTAATAAAAGGTAGAGTGTTTAAAATGAGTCCTGCTCCTGCCGTTAAGCATCAAAAGGTTTCAAGAGAATTGTCATTGCAGTTGGGTACATTTTTTAAACATACAAACTGCCAAATGTTTACCGCTCCTTTTGATGTGCGTTTAACAGATAAACGCAAAAAATCAAAAAAAGACGAAGATATTACTACCGTTTTTCAGCCAGATTTATGTGTTATTTGCGATGAAAATAAATTAGACGAAAGAGGCTGCATAGGTGCTCCCGATTTGATAATTGAAATATTATCGCCAAGTAATTCTTCTAAAGAAATGAAAAATAAGTACGAGCTGTACGAAGAAAACGGAGTTAAAGAATATTGGGTAGTTGATTACACCCACCAAACCATACTTATTTACATACTTGAAAACAATACTTATAAAAGTTTAAAGCCTTACACTTCGGAAGATGTAATACAAAGCTATTTATTTTCCAAATTAACTTTTGACGTTAAAGAAATTTTTGAAGATTAA
- a CDS encoding SDR family oxidoreductase → MKNIVVSGASKGIGRAIVLYFAQKGFNVAFCSRSEENLLKLKEEVLAINHEAIVLAIKADVSKIKELHFFAEIVKANFDKIDVLVNNAGVFLQGNLTDMEFDDFDTVLKTNLYSAFILTQEFTPFFKNQNNGYIFNISSIAGLEAYKNGGAYNVSKHALTGFSKTLRNELKDFNIKVSTVYPGATLTDSWAGVDLPENRFIPAEDIAKTIFNIYSLSDRTVVEDIILRPQLGDI, encoded by the coding sequence ATGAAAAACATAGTAGTAAGTGGTGCCAGCAAGGGAATTGGTAGAGCAATAGTATTATATTTTGCACAAAAGGGATTTAACGTAGCTTTTTGCTCAAGAAGCGAAGAAAATTTATTGAAATTAAAAGAAGAAGTTTTAGCAATTAACCACGAAGCAATAGTGTTAGCTATAAAAGCCGATGTTTCAAAAATTAAAGAATTGCATTTTTTTGCAGAAATTGTAAAAGCAAATTTTGATAAAATAGACGTTTTGGTCAATAATGCCGGTGTTTTTTTACAGGGCAATTTAACGGATATGGAGTTTGATGATTTTGATACCGTATTAAAAACAAATCTTTATAGTGCATTTATCCTTACCCAAGAATTTACACCATTTTTTAAAAATCAAAACAATGGTTATATTTTTAATATAAGCAGTATAGCTGGCTTAGAAGCCTATAAAAATGGAGGTGCGTATAATGTTAGCAAGCATGCTTTAACGGGTTTTAGTAAAACTTTAAGAAATGAACTTAAAGATTTTAACATTAAGGTAAGTACGGTTTATCCCGGAGCTACTTTAACGGACTCATGGGCAGGAGTTGATTTACCGGAAAACCGTTTTATTCCTGCCGAAGATATTGCCAAAACTATTTTCAATATTTATTCTTTAAGCGATAGAACCGTAGTGGAAGACATAATTCTTAGACCTCAATTAGGAGATATTTAA
- a CDS encoding alkaline phosphatase, translated as MKKGLFLFFLFTISYSLAQNSKHQVIVLGIDGLNNYRFDEAYTPHFDYLKQHASWTLHAQANEPLSSSPNWKSIITGTTPEKHLITENGFSRKVYKNNPTCEEEPKKFPTIFTMIKRDNPKAKVGLFEHWGAFWRLVKGDKLNRKFWWEFKPKPSVKRAMAFYKKRNTTLSFIQIDQCDHAGHKYGHESAEYVKAVEQADELLGIVLKTINEKDNFKNTTLIVVADHGGKGNSHGAGTPEGMNIPLFIMGSNIKAGYEIKNTTVKNEDVAVMVLKALGIKPHKCWTAKYIDEIYLSN; from the coding sequence ATGAAAAAAGGTTTATTCTTATTTTTCTTATTTACAATTAGTTACTCTTTAGCTCAAAACAGCAAGCACCAAGTTATAGTTTTAGGTATAGACGGTTTAAATAATTATCGTTTTGATGAAGCTTATACGCCTCATTTTGACTATTTAAAACAGCACGCATCTTGGACTTTGCATGCACAAGCTAATGAGCCGCTTTCCAGTAGTCCAAATTGGAAATCTATTATAACGGGTACTACTCCGGAAAAGCATTTAATAACTGAAAACGGTTTTAGCAGAAAAGTTTATAAAAACAATCCTACATGCGAGGAAGAACCTAAAAAATTCCCTACTATTTTCACTATGATAAAAAGAGATAATCCCAAAGCAAAAGTGGGTTTATTTGAACACTGGGGAGCTTTTTGGCGATTAGTAAAAGGAGATAAACTCAACAGAAAATTTTGGTGGGAATTTAAACCTAAACCCAGCGTAAAAAGAGCAATGGCATTTTATAAAAAGAGAAATACTACCCTATCTTTTATTCAAATAGACCAGTGCGACCATGCAGGGCATAAATATGGACACGAGTCGGCAGAATACGTAAAAGCCGTAGAGCAAGCAGACGAACTTTTGGGCATAGTACTTAAAACCATAAATGAAAAAGATAATTTTAAAAACACCACTTTAATTGTTGTAGCCGACCACGGAGGCAAAGGGAACAGCCATGGAGCTGGCACACCAGAAGGCATGAATATTCCTTTGTTTATTATGGGATCAAATATTAAAGCAGGCTACGAAATTAAAAATACTACAGTAAAAAATGAAGATGTAGCTGTAATGGTTTTAAAAGCATTGGGCATAAAACCCCATAAATGCTGGACTGCTAAATATATTGATGAAATTTATTTATCAAACTGA
- the purE gene encoding 5-(carboxyamino)imidazole ribonucleotide mutase — protein sequence MIGIIMGSESDMPIMKEAIAVLEELGVSYEVTVVSAHRTPERMFDYAKSAKQRGLKVIIAGAGGAAHLPGMVASLTTLPVIGVPVKSSNSIDGWDSVLSILQMPGGVPVATVALNGAKNAGILAAQIVGAFDDKVAQNIADYKEALKAKVEKSIDSLKNTYPNQFDK from the coding sequence ATGATAGGAATAATAATGGGAAGCGAAAGTGATATGCCGATAATGAAAGAGGCTATTGCTGTTTTAGAAGAATTGGGTGTAAGTTATGAAGTAACAGTAGTTTCGGCACACCGCACACCAGAACGCATGTTTGATTATGCCAAAAGTGCTAAGCAACGAGGGCTTAAAGTTATAATAGCGGGAGCAGGCGGAGCGGCACATTTGCCGGGTATGGTTGCTTCTTTAACTACTTTGCCCGTTATTGGCGTTCCGGTAAAAAGTAGCAATTCTATTGACGGCTGGGATAGCGTACTTTCTATTTTGCAAATGCCGGGAGGCGTTCCCGTGGCAACGGTTGCTTTAAACGGAGCTAAAAATGCCGGTATTTTGGCGGCTCAAATTGTAGGAGCTTTTGATGATAAAGTAGCTCAAAATATAGCCGATTATAAAGAAGCTTTAAAAGCTAAAGTTGAAAAATCAATAGATAGTTTAAAAAATACTTACCCTAATCAGTTTGATAAATAA